The DNA region aataaatcaatacatcCATGATAAAGGACTTCAAAACTCAATATAAAATCAGAGTTTTTGTGTGACAATTCAATAAAAACTGAAAGCTGCGGTGATAAAGTTATTCCCACACTCAAAGCACACATGATCCTtctcatcagtgtgtattttctgGTGCACTTTCAAACTGTCCAGCCATGTAAAACACTTTCCACAGAACACACAAATGGTTTCTCCTTCCAGATGTTTCCTCAAGTCTCATATCACATTAAAATGTCTCAGTTTTATTGGCTTTTCTCCAGAGTGACAGTGTAGGTGATTTATCAGTCTGTATGGGGTTCCTCTGATTTTATCAAATGTATAGTTTTTACCCTTCGTATGTTTGGAATACAAATTCTAACTGttggagctacaaaagtctgatcaccatccacttgcattataaggacctactgagctcaaatattttactctttttcttcaaatgtgttcagcagaagaaaggaagtcacacacatctgggatggcatgagggtgagcaaataattagagaattttcatttttgggtgaactatctctttattaTTGCTCCCTCACAACAAATTGCCCATGCTTTTACTTtagtaataatgcagtaaacatgactTTATTAACCATGTTAAATCTTGTAGTAATGTTTTCAAATACCATGTTTCATGAATGCTTTCTGTAGTAAAACAAGATTTTGTGATATTATGACAGCAATTTAATTTTATGGATGAACTAAATAAATTAGCCTGTAATTTGTTATTATAAATCCATTTGTGTTTCCCACATTATTATCATGAAACTTGATCTGCACCTGATTTTCTGCCTTATTGAATGCACCTGATCCCAACTGGTTAGAGATCGCTCTTATTTGGCAAGCATtcatcataaaatattttttgtatgtgtatctgtCACATTTTCATTTCTGGAACAACACACAGTAcacaattattaaaataacatgtgCTATTTTCGCAAATGTCTTTATTTTAACGTTTTACACTGAACAATGCAGAAACAAGGCAAATGTAGTGCAACATGTTTGGCAAAACAAACGATCTGAGTATCACCACATCAACACATTTCAACCTAATAATATATACAGATTCATATTAGTACTGTTGGGTACAGGCGCAAGAATTAAAAGCAAATGTTCAACTAAccgggagagagagaacaaagcttCAGAATTGATCCTGATACTTCTCATGTAAACAAAATATAAGAGAAGCACTAAATAGATTACTGGATACTCTttatgaacaccatttatcaatcaaatactTGACACGCACCAATCACAAGGGAGAGGCACACGTGTGCTCAATAATGCAGAATTGAGCTTAATATTAGCAATGGCATTCTCTAATAAGAGTTGTATGGATTCTACCAAGCGCGCTCAATAAGGAATTCACACTAACAGAcataattatgataaaaaaaaacataagagcATCTTATTTTTCACTAATAATTATGATGCATGCCACTTTTTAAACTCGTAGTAATTgagatatatgcatttaaaaatgtaattgttacacAGGACCATTTCAAAAGATAGTGAATTTAAAAGTGTGCTTAAATTCATAAAAGAatcttaaaagaaatggtgaccatttaTGAGACCTGTACATGCCGATTAAACCTATTGATTAAATTCGACCCTTAAATCTTAATGTAGCCTATCGTTCATTTTTCCCAAGAATTTGACTGCATTAGTTAGTAAGTTTGTGGGCAAAACCAGAATGTTAGGGTGTAGTGACTATTTGAAACATTTGTCATGAGCCTGtttgtttatacatttaaaaattaaaatttataaaaatgttgtggTGATGAGGGTGTGGTTGAGCATTCTCTgaagatgagaatggtaaggatcatcacctagCAATGATGGTCTCTAAAAGCGGTTTGTCATCGCAGTGAGATTGAAGATGGGTTTTAAGAGTGAGCCAGACGCCAGTGAAGGGAGAGAGCTACATatgcgcacgcgcacacacacacagacagacaccaTGTGCTGACAGTCCGCTGAAAGCAAGTTTTGTTGAGTTTAAAATAAATTACCTTTTTGAGTTGAATTTCACCATCTATCGCTTCCTCCTTGCACCACATCACAAATTTTGTtgcagtggtgccgaaacccgggaattcaAGGAGCAAGAACACTGCCATGAAGGCCTCACCTCTGGAGGAAATGTTTAAAACCCTTGCCAGCATCCTCCAGTCACAGCATCTGGCCCTCCTCGAGTTCATCACACTCCTCCAGGCCCAAGTGGAGCTTGCAACCGAAGGAGGGGGCTGCTGCTGTGACCCCCGCAACCACCCCGGCCCATGTTCCTCTGGTCAAGATGGGCCTCCAGAATGATCCAGAGGCTTTCCTGTAACTCTTTGAGTGACGGCAGGGGCATGCATTTGACCAAGCAGCCAGTGGTTGGTTTACTTGTTACCGCTGTTGTCCGGGGAGACCCAACTCGCAGCGCAGCAGTTGCCAGCAGAAACCTCCTGTTGCATGCCGATCTCAAGAAAGCCATCTTTCAAAGTGTCAGCAGGACACCAGAACAAGTGCCTACGCTTCCACTCATTGACCCTGGGCTGCACGGCCGGCCATTCGCCTTCACCCAACAGCTCCAGGATGCCTACCAgcggtgggtccagtgccaccacccagAGTTGCAGCAAATGGCCATCCAGCTGACAAAGGACAATATGGCGGTGTATTCGAGAGCTGGTAGGCCCCTAGATCCTttattttctcttctctctcttatTCCATCACTCTCTCTTCTGCCCTTCCTCtcatccctcctcctcctcctcagaaAGGGGAGTACCCCCTCCCAAACCATCTCTGGGGACTGCACTACCTGCCGGTCTCCCCTGCCCCTCTCCGCTCTGACTCCCAGGTTGGTTGATCCGCTGCCACCGGGGCGGGCATGGAGCcttgggccggtctgttggagctgcAATTCTGGGACCAATGCCTGGTGATTGAGGTGGAGGTGGGGATATTGGTTTGGGTCCTCGACACACCACAGGATGCCCCCGATCGAGCTGGCATGTACCGCATGCCCGTGCTTAAAAAAGCTAAGTGTGGAGGTGCCGGTTAGTTGCTGCTTCACAAATCCGCTAATATTGGGCATGAATTGGCTAGCGTTTTCCACTTTATTAAGAGAAATTTGTCCAGATGGGTCCTGTAACATAACTTCTCGTTCTGGGATTTGTGATGCACTGGCTGGAGAGGCAGCAGAACATCTATGTCCGCGTCAGGGAGGGGGGAGTCTCGACTACCCCAGCCATTAGAACCAAATCCCTGGTCAAtccctgcaggggatttccctctgaaGCAGACATGAGACGAAACTCTTAGGCATGACTTCGGCCAAGTGAGAGGGATTTATGTCAGCGTCTTCACCTGACATTGCACTCACGCATCCATAATTTTCTATTATAAATGCccagttgtatcgagtgatgcaggacgctcagacaaaggaagatacaacccagttattGATACAGAAGGGCCGTTAGGAAATGTTACTCCAGACTGTtcattataatctgatggcaGATCACTTTCACGGAAATGTTCACAGATGGTGTGCAGTATGCCGTGAATAtcagctggtgaatctgctgGCCACACCAAGAGCAGCTTTGCGCCTGCTTCaaataatcgaggtcccctttaaaagtcgagtgatgcaggacgctcagacaaaggaagatacaacccagttattGATACAGAAGAGCCGTCAGGAAATGatattccagatggctcattataatctgatggcaGGTCACTTTCACGGGAATGTGCACAAATGGTATATGCAGTGAACGTCAGCTGATGAATCCGCCGACCACACCAAGAGCGCCTGCTTCCtatgatcgaggtccccttcaaaataattggtatggacctcattGGGCTATTAGAGTGGATGGCACGCGGGCatcactttgtgttggttctggtggactatgcaatgtgatatccagaagcagtgcctctatgcAACATTTAAGCATGttgtgttgcagaggcactctacAGAATTTtctcccaagtggggattccgaaagaaattctcactgatcaaggcactactttcATGTCACATACACTACACGAGCTGTAAGAATGACTGGGTATCAAATAGATTCTGACAAGCGTGAACCACCTGCCAATGGACGTCTTGGtcgaacggtttaataaaacaatgaaaaacaggATTTGTAAGttaattgggataagtggcttgaacccctgttatCAAAGTTCAAAGTTCAAATTTCAAAGTACCTTTATTGTCCCACAAGGGGAAATTGAATTTGCAGCAATgctcaacataaaacacataacatacaacaaCACTCACCAACAAAACCAACCAGCAAAGAAGGAATTCACATTAGCGCCCaatatacataatgtataataaataaataagtaaaatacaggACACCGTCAAGTGCAAAAATGCAACTTGTGCAAGTTAATATGAAGTGCTAATTGCCATTAAGGTGCCTCACAGCTGCCGAAATGAAAGATATGTGCATCCTCTTTGTTCTGCATCTAGGAACTCGATAACGCCGCTCAGAGGGCAAAAGCTCAAACTCTGTTCTAAGGGGATGATCCTGTGAATGAGCTATAGCTCTAACTTTCCTCTGTACCTGTTTTATGTATAACTCCCCTGGTTGAGCCTGACTTCCCCTGGAAATCTTGCTCGCCACTTTGACCAGACTACcaagtctgtttttatttgtcagGGAGAGGCTTCCAAACCAAGCAGATATGCAGAAAGATAAAACCGATTCAATAAAAGCACGATAAAACAGAATCATCATGTCTGACGAAACATTAAAAGTATTCATTTTCCTAAGAAAGTACATTCTTTGTTGGAATTTCTTTGAGACAGCATCAACCAATGGTTCAAAACACAGTTTGTTATCTAGAATGACTCCAAGATATTTGTATGTCTCCACGGGCTCAATATCCACGCCCTTAATAACAGTGACTGTAGGGGAAGGTGGTGACCTGCGAAAGTCAATGATCATATCCTTAGTTTTAGATACATTCAGCTGTAAAGATGAACTATCACACCACTCTACAAAGTCACTAAGGACTGGCCCATGGTCCCGCTCATTCCCTGATAGCAAGCTGACAATAACagaatcatcagcaaacttaagtATGTATCTATCTTGGTACAAACTGCGACACTGGTTTGTATACATTATGTACAGGAGAGGAGACAGACAGCATCCTTGGGGGGAACCAGTAGATGTAAAAGTGACTTCAGATAGGGTGCTGTTTGCCCTCACCTGCTGAGATCTATCTGTTAAAAAATCCAATAACCAGCCCACCAAATTCAAATCCAGGTTAAAATCTGCAATCAGTCTCTCAGCGAGCAAAAGGGGCTGAATAGTGTTAAAAGCAGAagtaaaatcaacaaataaaagtctGACATGAGTTTTTGCTCTATCCAGATGGCTAAAAATAAAGTGCAGTAGTGTGATCACAGCATCCTCCACACCCCTGCCAGAcctatatgcaaactgcagtggatcTAACTGATCTCCAACCTGCAGTAAGCCTCTTTGATAATTTTTTCAAAGCTTTTCATGACCAATGAGGTCAAGGCTACAGGTCTAAAATCATTCAAGGATTTTGGGGAGCTGCACTTGGCTAAAGGCACAATAATAGAATGCTTCCAACTTCTAGGAACTCTTTGTTGTGATaaggacaaattaaaaatgtactggaAGATAAGACAAGAGTTGATCTGCACATGTTCTTAATAAttgcccacaaaaaaaaaaagttatttgcaGATCAaaaggtcccgcaagcctccacaggggtCTCCTGTTTGAATTATTGTGTCGGCATAAGCCTTGTGGTCTCTTAGATGTCCTGAGGGAAAATTGGGAGATGGGACCTTCAAAGagcaaaaactaaattcagtatgttcttgacctgagagcaaatctCCACACATTGGAGcaactatcacaggagaatttgctacaggctcaagaatGTCAGTCCTATCTGTATAACAGGGGATCTTGGCTATGGGAATTTACACTGGGAGaaaaagtccttgtattactacccacatgaagctctaaattactcgcaaaGTCGCAAGGGTCCTTCAAGGTCACACAGCGATTCTGAGATattgattatgaggttaaacgaacaGATAGGGGTGGAGCAtggcaaatttaccacctcaacctcttttttcccccttttctccccaatttggaatgcccaattcccaatgcgctctaggtcctcgtgtgGCATAGTGAccgcaatccgggtggcggaggaggaatctcagttgcctccacatctgagacagacaatccgcgcatcttatcacatggcttgatgagtgagttaccgtggagacctagcacgtgtggaggcccacgtaGCGACGGTACCAGAAGTGAACTTAAAAGCTATTCGTGGCACACCGTTTTTTTACAGAGACCAACTCTCACCACTGCAAATCACGGACATGGCCCGGTTGCAAAGAGAATTCTCTGACATGTTCTCACCCCTTCCCGGTCATACGAACCTCACAAAACACCATATTGaaacaaccccaggggtagtgtTATGCAGTCGTCCATTCCGATTACCCGAGCACAAGAATGAAAGGCCATGCTCCATATGGAGGGTTATAGAAGGATCTCACAGTGGTGCTGGTTACCCAAGAAATGCGCAACTGAATGGGTGGAAGTATGGTATCAGGGGTCATgtgcaggtgcgtccccaaattaaTAAGAACGCAGCGGTTGTGGCCTGCCCGAGacccaaaacaaaaatggagaTGTCTTGCTAtaatagaaggtttgtgcctaattatacGAAAGTCACCAGTCTGCTGACAAATCTtgggggcgcagatggctgttgcggacttcctcCATTTCCtccagaaatgtgtgtgtgtgtgtgtgtggggggggtgttGAGCAccagcttgtgaatggagagtgagatcaggagatgagaacagtaaggatcatcacctggcaaagattgtctctaacagctgtttgtaaaCACTGTGAGAGTGGAGATGGGTTTTAAGAAgcgagccagatgccagtgaagggagagagagcacacacactctcactctctctctctctctcacacgatcgtcaagagcaccaaatttcttggtgttcacctggcggagaacctcacctggtccctcaacaccagctctatcaccaagaaagcccagcagcgtctctactttcttcgaaggctgaggaaagcacatctcccaacccccatcctcactacattctatagagggactattgagagcatcctgagcagctgcatcactgcctggtttgggacttgcaccgtttcggaccgcaaagccctgcagaggatagtgaggacagctgagaagatcattggggtctctcttccctccatcaaagacatttacaaaaaacactgtatccgcaaagcaaccagcattgtggactgaccccacacacccctcacacaaactctttaccctcctcccgtctggcaagaggtaccgaagcattcgggccctcacggccagactgtgtaacagcttcttccccaagccatcagactcctcaatactcagagactggtttgacacacacacgtgtcctgagttgcactttaataactgtcactttataactgtctgctacctcaataactgctatgtgcatagaacattatctcatagtatgttatgtttacatttttagaaactgtcatctttttgcactactgagtactggtcggcgctgcactgtctattgtcctgttcattgtcagtaatttgttgtactgtcctgtactttttgcacatgtttgcacatgcactttatataggtatatataggtagtttatataggtattttattccgttgtgtagtctcatgtggtcctatgttggtcctgttgtttttatgtagcaccatggtcctggaggaacgttgtctcgttttgctgtgtactgtactaactgtatatggttgaaacgacaataaaaaccacttgacttgacacacacacagaacatggGCTGAAAGTCAGCTACAAGCGAGTTTTGTTGAGTGTAATATACATTTCCTTTTTGAGTTGAATTTCAccatctcctgcttcctcctcGCACCCATCAgaaactttgttacattttggtTGCCTTTAAAAACTTTAATGTCTGCAAAACagcaaattatgttttgtgtgtgtactgGGGACATTTAAAGTTTAATACAGTTGCCCCCCCTACAAACACATGGCCCAACCCTGGAGTTAAAATGGTCTAGAAATGCCTCTTTAAATAATTGACATTAAAGCTCCCTATTCAAGCAAAAATCAGCACAAGTCCCGTTTTGACAGGCATGAACAAAAACCTGACATATTTTCCTCAACACTGTAAAAGCTTTTAACAACAAAATGTATTCAGTCTGTTGATGATCTCATAGGTCTAACTTTGAACAGtgacaataaataaaattcaattctCTCTACAAGACTTGCGCTATTTCACAGCAACACTCTAGCTAGATGACTTGATTGGTCGAAATTCTTCCCACATGGAGGGCAGTGGTACGGTTTCTCTAGTGTGGATCTTCTCATGTCTTTTCAGGTGAGATGACAGAGTGAATCTCTtgtcacagtgtgaacacttgtaaggtttttctccagtgtggattctctGGTGCTCTATCAAATGGCTGATTCTAGTAAAAGTCTTAACACAATCAAAACACATATAATTCTTCTCACCGGTGTGTGTTTTCTGGTGCTGTTTCAAAGTGTCGACTCGTGAAAAACTCCTTCCACAATCAGAACACACAtatggcttctcctttgcatGACCTTTCAGGTGCTTCTTCAGGTCTTTttgcacaataaacattttacCACATTCATCACAGTTAAATGGATTTCCTCTAGTGTGAAAGCGTCTTAGATGATCACTGAGACAGCTTGCataagtgaaactctttccacactgatcacatgagtgcggtttctctccagtatgaattctcatgtgttcTTTAAGGTGTCCTGTAcgtatgaaactctttccacactgactgCATGTGAAAGACTTTTCGGCTTTTGCTCTATCGgtttttttctgtgtgaaattgtTTTCAGTCTGTGAAAGTATTTCCAGCTCTTGACTTTCCTCCTTCAATTCCATCAGGTCTAAAATGAAATCATCAAAAATAAAATGGAGAAATTAAAAGAAAAGTGAAAAGCACCAAGCAACAGACTTGAGTATCTATTTTTATGGGATTGTTGATGTGCTAAAGGtttctattattttaatataaaatctgGTTATTAGTTACTTGAGAGCTCCAAAAACAACCACCAAATCTGTTGAACTTCTTGAAGCTCTAAAACATTAAAGCTGCTGTAAGCGATTATTTCATGTAAAGGTACTCTTAAAATGTTCCTACTTCAGAGAGATATTAATGAAATCAGTGTTgtaagatatctcaccagtctctgtaaCTGCTCTAGACactataaagaaaacaaaaatgtgtccgcagaCAACAAGGCTTTCGACCCATCAATCATTTTGTGCGTTCTCATATTATTGTAGCTACAGCTAATTATTGAgtcttaatgccatttttatgccatgttgttcataagagttgtcagctgagggagctattttgctgctgttgtttttgacaaccgtttcGCATTATgatggtctcaataaagctcattttgtatctttggaaagagggggcgtggctaatccaatggctcagtTTCAACGAAGTAGAACatctaaaatcgcttacagcacctttaatgttcCTCAGAATCATTAATGAAGAATCAAGAATGAACACCAACCTATtagttcctcagtatcttcatgtttAATTCTGCAGACTTCTGGATCACTCATGATCTCACTCTTCTCTTTCACAAACTCCATCATTACTGATTTTAGTTGTTCGGTTTGTCTGAATGCAGATCTTTTCTTGTAGACTGATGGGAAGATTCACAGCATGATTATTAtagttaataatataataaaacaagatAATGTAATATGCTCTTTACAGCCAATGACATCACAGGAAAGCAAACTGACCAATCAGTAAAATCATTCAGGCTGTTGCAGTAGATCCCCCAGTTTCATGCTAACAGCCATTCTGCCGCTTTTTATTTCAATGGTGTTTGGACCCTTTTCACAATATGCCTTATAAAAATGATTTGCTAGATGTATATTgttaaataagtatttttttattcactgctgctaataataataatgacatacCAACCATAATCAGCAATACAGCGATTGTTTGGTGACAAGACAAACCAATGTTATGACATCACAATCtgttgtaaaaaatatgtatttatatacaggtgaaactcgaaaaattagaatattgtgcaaaaattcattaatttcagtaattcaacttaaaaggtgaaactaatatattatatagactcattacaagcaaagtaagatatttcaagcctttatttgataattttgatgattatggtgattaaaattagaatattgtgaaaaaggttcagtattgtaggctcaaagtgtcacactctaatcatctaattaatccaaaacacctgcaaagggttcctgagcctttaaatggtctctcagtctggttcagttgaattcacaatcatggggaagactgctgacctgacagttgtgcagaaaaccatcattgacaccctccacaaggagggaaagcctcaaaaggtaattgcaaaagaagttggatgttctcaaagtgctgtatcaaagcacattaatagaaagttaagtggaagggaaaagtgtggaagaaaaaggtgcacaagcagcagggatgaccgtagcctggagaggattgtcaggaaaaggccattcaaatgtgtggggagcttcacaaggagtggactgaggctggagttactgcatcaagagccaccacacacagacgggtcctggacatgggcttcaaatgtcaaacgtcttacctgggctaaagaaaaaagaactggtctgttgctcagtggtccaaagtcctcttttctgatgagagcaaattttgcatctcatttggaaaccaaggtcccagagtctggaggaagaatggagaggcacacaatccaagatgcttgaagtccagtgtgaagtttccacagtctgtgttggtttggggagccatgtcatcggctggtgttggtccactgtgctttattaagtccagagtcaacgcagccgtctaccgggacattttagagcacttcatgcttcctttagcagacaagctttatggagatgctgacttcattttccagcaggacttggcacctgcccacactgccaaaagtaccaaaacctggttcaatgaccatggtattactgtgcttgattggccagcaaactcgcctgacctgaaccccatagagaatctatggggcattgccaagagaaagatgagagacatgagaccaaacaatgcagaagagctgaaggccactattgaagcatcttggtcttccataacacctcagcagtgccacaggctgatagcatccatgccacgccgcattgaggcagtaattaatgcaaaagggcccaaaccaagtattgagtacatatgcatgattatacttttcagagggccgacatttctgtatttaaaatcctttttttttttttttattgatttcatgtaatattctaattttctgagattctgaatttggggttttcataagctgtaagccataatcatcaaaattatatcaaataaaggcttgaaatatcttactttgcttgtaatgagtctatataatatattagtttcaccttttaagttgaattactgaaattaatgaacttttgcacgatattctaatttttcgagtttcacctgtatatctacACTTTTATAAGAaatgtaaaatcatggttactaccaTATTAAATGACAGGTTTATAATTATGAAACAGGGAACAGCActactgtaaatataataataaagttatttGCATCTCTTGAGCTGTAGAGGGCGCTACAGGAAACAATGCCAATCCACAGTCCGTGTTGTAGTTAAAAGGCAGAGACATTGAAAAAGAGTTGC from Xyrauchen texanus isolate HMW12.3.18 chromosome 50, RBS_HiC_50CHRs, whole genome shotgun sequence includes:
- the LOC127641367 gene encoding zinc finger protein 480-like isoform X1 gives rise to the protein MILLIVYKKRSAFRQTEQLKSVMMEFVKEKSEIMSDPEVCRIKHEDTEELIDLMELKEESQELEILSQTENNFTQKKTDRAKAEKSFTCSQCGKSFIRTGHLKEHMRIHTGEKPHSCDQCGKSFTYASCLSDHLRRFHTRGNPFNCDECGKMFIVQKDLKKHLKGHAKEKPYVCSDCGRSFSRVDTLKQHQKTHTGEKNYMCFDCVKTFTRISHLIEHQRIHTGEKPYKCSHCDKRFTLSSHLKRHEKIHTRETVPLPSMWEEFRPIKSSS
- the LOC127641367 gene encoding zinc finger protein 480-like isoform X2 gives rise to the protein MMEFVKEKSEIMSDPEVCRIKHEDTEELIDLMELKEESQELEILSQTENNFTQKKTDRAKAEKSFTCSQCGKSFIRTGHLKEHMRIHTGEKPHSCDQCGKSFTYASCLSDHLRRFHTRGNPFNCDECGKMFIVQKDLKKHLKGHAKEKPYVCSDCGRSFSRVDTLKQHQKTHTGEKNYMCFDCVKTFTRISHLIEHQRIHTGEKPYKCSHCDKRFTLSSHLKRHEKIHTRETVPLPSMWEEFRPIKSSS